The following DNA comes from Gemmatimonadaceae bacterium.
ATTTCGTCTAACGATACAGTTGCAACGAGCCAAAGATCGACGGCGAGCCCGACGCAATCGAAGCCTGAGCCGATGTTGCTGGTCGAGCCCGGAACGCGAACAGTTGCAGTGCGCGTCACCGCTGACGATTCTTGAATCGCATTGGATTTCGCGGTCCTGCCACTGTTGTCTGTAATCACAGCGGTCACCCGAGCGATGCCTCCAAAAGGGTTTCGTTGCCCTTTGTCTCCATCGTTCCTTGCCACAGACTGGTCACGCCCGTGATCCCTCCACCAATGCGCGCACTTCCCTGAGCCTCGCCCCAATCACTGGCGCTTCGGGGAGAATACCCGCGAGAACCTCCGTAGTCTTGAGCCCGTTACCAGTGATGCACAACACGACTTCGTCGTCATCGTTGAATCTTCCCTGCGCTGCAAGCGCAAGCGCGCCCCCCAACGTCACCCCGCCGGCCGTTTCCGTGAAAACACCGGTGCTCTCAGCGAGGAGGCGAATGCAATCCACGATTGCCTGTTCGCTCACTCGCGCCGCCCAACCTCCGCTGTCGACGATCGCACGTCTCGCGAACAATCCGTCGGCCGGATTTCCAATAGCTATCGAACGCGCAATGGTGTCAGGCACCACCGGAGTGATCGCATCGGCTCCGCTCTCGACAAGATTGACGATAGGTGCGCAGCCACATGCCTGGGCTCCATAGATGCGCGGCGCCTGGCCGCCCACAAGGTTCGCGTCAGCGAATTCATCAAATCCCTTTCGTAATTTCGTAACCAGCGATCCGCCAGCCATCGGGGCAACTACGGCAGTCGGAAGCCGCCACCCCAACTGTTCGGCGATCTCGAACGCCATCGTCTTGGACCCTTCGCCATAGTAGCCACGCAGGTTCACGTTCACGATTCCCCAGCCGAACTCATCAGCCACCTGCGCGCAGAGACGGTTGACGTCGTCGTAATGGCCGCGCACCCTCACGAGGTTTGGTCCGTGCACGGCAGTCGCCATGACTTTACCGAGCTCGAGGTTTTCAGGGATGAATATCCACGCCTTGAGTCCGGCGCGGGCGGCCTGTGAAGCGACGGCGTTGGCGAGATTTCCTGTCGATGCGCAGCCGATCGTATCGAGCCCGAACGCGGCAGCCGCATTGATTGCGGTAGCGACAACGCGATCCTTGA
Coding sequences within:
- the thrC gene encoding threonine synthase, whose protein sequence is MTTNVHPNVAVDSLRPRPQRCRVCAAEYDAAPVAICDECLGPIDPFPNPARVLPTRKVIASRAASLWRYKEWLPFDGEPALSLDTGFTPLVEAPRLASVLRVARVWVKNDSVSHPSLSFKDRVVATAINAAAAFGLDTIGCASTGNLANAVASQAARAGLKAWIFIPENLELGKVMATAVHGPNLVRVRGHYDDVNRLCAQVADEFGWGIVNVNLRGYYGEGSKTMAFEIAEQLGWRLPTAVVAPMAGGSLVTKLRKGFDEFADANLVGGQAPRIYGAQACGCAPIVNLVESGADAITPVVPDTIARSIAIGNPADGLFARRAIVDSGGWAARVSEQAIVDCIRLLAESTGVFTETAGGVTLGGALALAAQGRFNDDDEVVLCITGNGLKTTEVLAGILPEAPVIGARLREVRALVEGSRA